Proteins encoded in a region of the Pseudomonas syringae KCTC 12500 genome:
- a CDS encoding MFS transporter — protein sequence MSSESSAPSVPVKLSSQPGFVSFILSRLMAVFAMQIQAVVVAWQVYDMTREPMALAYVGLAQFIPMLLLLMPAGDLIDRYNRKVILMLSWGVQAICGVILLVFSALKLQDLRLIYGALMLYGCARAFTGPALQSLLPQIVPRDQLASAIATNSVIMRCSTVGGPLIGGYLYWLGGAELTYSVCVAAFIAGILFLAPVATPFAGKPVELGSSAWGRFTAGIAFIRSRPIILGTISLDLFAVLLGGVVALLPIYAHEVLHLGPQGLGMLRASMSLGELGVGIYLSMRPLQRNVGMTMFLAVGLFGVANLVFALSTLFWLSCLALLIAGAADMVSVFIRSALVQFSTPDNMRGRVNAVNMLFIGSSNELGEFRAGTSASLVGAIPAAILGGVCTLGVVGAWMTGFKSLRQVDRFADASPPDVLNAQPVKQA from the coding sequence TTGAGCTCCGAGTCTTCCGCGCCTTCTGTACCGGTCAAGTTGTCCAGCCAACCCGGTTTCGTCAGTTTTATCCTCTCGCGCCTGATGGCAGTGTTTGCCATGCAGATTCAGGCGGTGGTCGTTGCCTGGCAGGTCTATGACATGACCCGCGAGCCGATGGCGCTGGCCTATGTGGGTCTTGCTCAGTTCATTCCCATGTTGCTGCTGTTGATGCCTGCCGGGGATCTGATCGACCGCTACAACCGCAAGGTCATCCTGATGCTCAGTTGGGGTGTGCAGGCGATCTGTGGCGTCATTCTGCTGGTGTTCTCGGCGCTGAAGCTGCAAGACCTGCGGCTGATCTACGGCGCGCTGATGCTGTACGGCTGCGCCCGCGCCTTTACCGGTCCGGCGCTGCAAAGCCTATTGCCGCAGATCGTCCCGCGCGACCAACTGGCCTCGGCCATCGCCACCAACAGCGTGATCATGCGCTGTTCGACCGTCGGAGGCCCACTGATCGGTGGCTATCTGTACTGGCTGGGCGGCGCAGAGCTGACGTATTCGGTCTGCGTCGCAGCATTCATTGCCGGCATCCTTTTTCTGGCCCCCGTGGCAACGCCCTTTGCCGGTAAACCGGTGGAACTGGGCTCCAGCGCCTGGGGCCGGTTCACCGCGGGTATTGCCTTCATTCGCTCGCGGCCGATCATCCTTGGCACCATTTCGCTGGACCTGTTCGCCGTGCTGCTCGGCGGCGTGGTGGCGCTGCTGCCGATCTACGCCCATGAAGTGCTGCACCTCGGGCCGCAAGGGCTGGGCATGCTGCGTGCGTCGATGAGCCTGGGTGAACTGGGCGTCGGCATTTACCTGAGCATGCGCCCGTTGCAGCGCAACGTCGGCATGACCATGTTTCTCGCCGTCGGCCTGTTCGGCGTAGCGAATCTGGTGTTTGCACTGTCGACACTGTTCTGGCTATCGTGCCTGGCCCTGCTGATCGCGGGCGCGGCCGACATGGTCAGCGTATTCATCCGTTCGGCGCTAGTGCAGTTCTCGACGCCGGACAACATGCGCGGCCGGGTCAATGCGGTGAACATGCTGTTCATTGGCTCCTCCAACGAGCTGGGCGAGTTCCGCGCAGGCACCAGCGCCTCGCTGGTCGGCGCAATCCCTGCCGCAATTCTGGGGGGTGTCTGCACGCTGGGCGTGGTCGGCGCCTGGATGACGGGCTTCAAATCGTTGCGCCAGGTCGACCGTTTTGCCGACGCCTCGCCGCCGGACGTGCTCAACGCGCAGCCCGTGAAACAGGCCTGA
- the ypfJ gene encoding KPN_02809 family neutral zinc metallopeptidase, with translation MLWKKGRRSDNVVDARDGGSSGGGGGGMRIGGKGLGIGGIVIIVAIGLLTGQDPMQILGQLTGQVTEQSAPPSAQTREAPPANDQQAEFVRSILGDTEDTWRAVFAQNGREYKDPTLVLFSGQVNSACGRATSATGPFYCPADQQVYLDMEFFREMAQRFSAAGDFAQAYVIAHEVGHHVQTLLGISAKVDKARQAGQKMEGANGLLVRQELQADCFAGVWAYNAQNRLNWLEPGDIEEALNAANAIGDDRLQQQSSGRVAPDSFTHGTSAQRVRWFKAGFAQGQINQCDTFAAKSL, from the coding sequence ATGCTCTGGAAAAAAGGCCGACGCAGCGACAACGTAGTCGATGCGCGCGATGGCGGCAGCAGTGGTGGCGGCGGTGGTGGCATGCGCATCGGCGGCAAAGGGCTGGGTATCGGCGGCATCGTGATCATCGTCGCCATCGGCCTGCTGACCGGCCAGGACCCGATGCAGATTCTCGGGCAACTGACCGGTCAAGTGACCGAGCAGAGCGCCCCGCCCAGCGCGCAAACGCGTGAAGCGCCGCCGGCCAACGACCAGCAGGCGGAATTCGTGCGCAGCATCCTTGGCGATACCGAAGACACCTGGCGCGCCGTATTCGCTCAGAACGGTCGCGAATACAAGGACCCTACGCTGGTGCTGTTCAGCGGCCAGGTCAACTCCGCCTGCGGTCGCGCCACTTCGGCAACCGGTCCGTTCTATTGCCCGGCTGACCAGCAGGTCTATCTGGACATGGAGTTCTTCCGTGAAATGGCCCAGCGCTTTTCCGCCGCTGGCGACTTCGCTCAGGCTTACGTGATCGCCCACGAAGTCGGGCACCATGTGCAGACCCTGCTGGGCATTTCCGCCAAGGTCGACAAGGCTCGCCAGGCCGGGCAGAAAATGGAAGGTGCCAACGGTTTACTGGTCCGCCAGGAGCTGCAAGCGGACTGCTTTGCCGGTGTTTGGGCCTACAACGCACAAAATCGTTTGAACTGGCTCGAGCCGGGTGATATTGAAGAAGCATTGAACGCGGCCAACGCTATCGGCGATGATCGCTTGCAACAGCAAAGCAGTGGTCGAGTCGCCCCAGACTCCTTCACTCACGGCACGTCTGCACAGCGTGTACGCTGGTTCAAGGCAGG